In the Phyllopteryx taeniolatus isolate TA_2022b chromosome 1, UOR_Ptae_1.2, whole genome shotgun sequence genome, CCCGATGGTGAAGAGATGCCACAGGATCTGAACCGTGACTGCCTTGTAGCTCATGGGGAGCTTGTCATCTCTGGAGTCCCTCAACACCTTCTGGTAGGAGGCCACCATCCAGGCGAGGGACATCAGCGAGGCGGACGCCGAAAGCCCTGAGGGAGACACGGCACGGCACGGGACGTAAGAATGGACTCGCGAGGACCACACTCtcgaggaggaggaaaaaagcgCGCAAAATGGGAAGCGCACGCTCTTAGGTCCGGCGGGAGCATCCATGCTGAagtgaacacacaaacacgtgtcCGGCTATAGATACGGTGGTACCTCGAAGCTCAAACCCACCAAAACTTGTCCAATTTGGAGTCGGCCGAAAACTTGGCTCCGATGTTCCGATAGCCCTCGCATCAAGTGGAAGAAACTGATGACAGGGGACCCCCGTTCGCCACTTATTAGAGATTGTATCCCCACCTATTCAATCATTTTGGGTCTTAAACCAActtttaaagtccctgtaaagtgtaGGTCAGAGgcgtcaaacacatttttgtcaggGGGCcgcatcgtagttatgacttccctcaaTGAAAGATTAGCGCATATGTTcgaattacatacagtatacgcaACACAtagatgaataaccagtttggAAATCAGAAGCcgataaaaacatgtttctcaactattacatttcttttcaaagggggattggtcacaaaaaaatgcttgcaaatatttcAGTgctattacaccagaacacaatgagcaattgtgatttgctttcgcgggtcacataaaacgatgtggcgggccggatctggcccccgggacgccagtttgacacctgcggtGTAAGCACTCTTGTCATTTGGAGTATTGTTAACAAGCTGCCAGTTTATAATGGTGAAAAATCAAACGGTTGTTTCGGCTCTCAAACAGCAGCCTGCTGCTATCACGTATACATCCGCTGTTGTGTGCGTGCCGGGTTGGAACATTCTGGAAACCTCCTTTGGATCATTTCAGCTGTAACGCAACAAACGGGTGGGGCTAAAAGTCTGATATCGGCTGTAGAAGGTTCAAAGGGAACCGTCAATTTCGATTGACGATTAAAAGGAGGAAAAATGTTAGCCGCGGCCAGCAAAGACAATACacaaataagaagaagaagaagaagaagaatcgcaTCATTACCAATTGACCACGACTACATCATTTGAATTCACATGAATTAGATTTGAATCTACGTGAGCTTTTGCCTTTTTGGATCTTTTTTGCGCCCTTAGCATGAGCCGAAATTGCCTAACGGCTGGACTGACACTTGCAGGGCAAATGTGACTTCGAACATCATTTGTACAATAAAGAAATGTCTCCAAATGAATGATTGCAAGgacattttgctttgacattCAAAGAAACTTTGAGGTACCACTCCACCACCAAACACAGAGCACAGGCGCGAGAGGTTATGTTAATGATGAACCTTGGTTAGGTTAGTCGGTTAGAGGGTTAGTTCGTCAGGATCACGCAAAGACTACTTCACTGATTTCCGTGACACTTTGAGGCGGGCGGCCACACAGAAGCCATTTAATCTCAGCGCagatctggataaaggtgcagATCGAGggatttcttttcactttttgtcCCGTGTGCACAACTATTGTCCAGTTTATGTTGCgaagggatttggtgaaaatacattcttgttgtgatgggggaaaaaaaaaatgctatttggaacagtttttctcccaaaaggaaaagaacaaacaaagtagacatactgtatgtgtacagaaaatgatgtggcgggccagaccTGGTCCCCAGGCCTCGAGTTTAACACCGTGgcctattctcttcattttgtagcgtTTTGCTCGACgacactgcttccagtacatgtACAGCGGAtattaaaaagtctacacacccctattcaaatgccacgtttttgtgatataaaaacaaaatgaggccaggataaatcattttgaaacttttcaggcttctgctgaaaagcaaagaaaaaaaaacgtcacgCAGAAACTGGTAGAACAGCTGAACTCTTTtaaatttggggttaatcagaggaacTTTAATTGGTGGCAATGAGGATTGGTTCATTTTGAACAGAGCCACATCTtctgttataagagggtgtgcacacttgtgcaaccacattattacTTGCCCTAAATCGactttctttcaaatgagttgtAGCGGTAATAGGTCACATTCATGGTGGGAAAAGTTTCCAAAGAATCTAccttggtttctttcattttctatatcacacacgcacaaaaagcATTCGAACAAGGGTGTGTGGACTTTCACTGTacgtccaatcagatttcagccgcCAATCTAATATGCCCGTGCAGGGCCTTGAAAATCAGTAGTGCGACTTGATGTAACTTCGATGAATTCAGCAATGGAAGAGTTTCTTGAACCGATCTGATTTCAAGTCAATAATGACATCGGCATCTTCTCCTCCTCTGATTAGTTTGTCCGGGGCAAAAAGGGTAACAGTTTGACGAGCAAAACCTTCATTTCAGAATCAGCATCTTGGGCGATTGTGATGCCatgtgttcctgtttttgtcgtGTTCTTAGATAGATGGCAGTTGCCTTTGTGTTTCGGATGGATTGTTTCTAAAAAAGACTCGATGGAAACGAACCCTAACGGGCGAGTAGCGAACGCACGGCCAGCCACCGCAATCCCATCCGCGGTTCGGTCCTACTGACGGCGTTCGGCGCACTCGCGAACGCAGATAGTCGCGCGGAGGCCCTCACCCTGAAGAGGAAGCACGTGACCGGCGACGGCCATGATGGAGAGCTGCAGCACCAGCTGGGGAGCGCTCTTCAGGAAGGACTCGAGCAGGCGCAGGATGCTGATGTCGGCGCTCTCGAACATCACGCGCCAGTAGTAGCGCCGCCGCTCCGGCTCCCCGCGCCAGCGGCTCTGCACGCCTAAATACAACGCTCGGACGTACCTGGGGACATATCGTTCACGTGACGTCATTTGTTAGGATTGCCGAAAGTGAGGTTGAAACCATTTCCGGCGTTTTGATGGCGGACTCCGCCGGGATTTGGAACGGAGCAGCTGCGGGCTTTTCAttttagcacacacacacacacacacacacacacacacacacacacacgcgcgcgcgcgagaGGGGGGGAGCGCGTTGAGCTTTCGTGCGCTTCAGTCAAACGGCTGCAAACACAGCAAGGGGAAAACACTGCCGTTGTGCCTCGGGAGACGGCTTTAATTCGTTCGACGGCCACGCTCGTAAGTCAAAAActctcatatctcaaatcatctttccccactgaaatgaatggaaatgctattcatccatttttgcaATGTATTCTGCATAAGAAAATGACCATTGTCATATTGTGGTCATCATCCTGATTTGATGCTTCAATTGAGTGGACATTGTGCTACGTGGGGGCTCCGTTCTCCAGTCGTACAGACAAATGACGAGGAGTCACCACTTCTCTCAGTGACTGCAATAAAACTAGTTCTTTATCgccgaggataaagaatacgCTGTATGTCTGCCAGCATTGTGATGTTGTTGCTTCACACACTGTTGCGAGGCTAACAACAACCACAACGATCGATGCTAATCGTTAGCATGTTTATGGCGTTTTCGATTGTGTGTTACCATTAAGCTAGAGGGGGCATTTCAAATGCAGAGTTGTTTAGTTGCTTGAAATACAGTATTCAAgttgtaattctcttttgtttgatgtttagtttgacggtAAACTTCAGGAAAGATTTTgaagccaattttttttttctccaaagaaTTGTTCATGATATAACATACTGCTGCTTGTTCTGAAGTGAGTTGTGTTGAGTTTGCTGCCAGCGTcaaagccccccaaaaacacgAAAATGGCCGAACGACGGCTCGGCCGTGGAAAAGCTCACGAGTCGggtcgctcgtatctcaagttatCCCTGTAGAGAGCGAACGCTAGGCGAGCGTACGGCTCAGCGCAAATCCCTTGTCGACCCGGAGCCCCGCCCCCCCCTCGCTTTGATGCCGACCTTCTGGAACAAAAGCGCCATGCGGGAGACGCACATGCCTTACGCAAACGGGCTTTCTCTTCTTTCTCGAGTGGAGGTCACATGTGACGTCTATTCGAGCAGGTCAAGCAAAGAAAGCGTCACCTTCGCGCCGTGAGTGTCTGCGTGCGAAGCAAGATAAGCGACTTCTCGCCTCGGGAGGGCCCGATATCAGCAAAGTCTGTGAACCGCAAGGGAGTTAGCGTGACCCTCTGCCGTTGTGCTTCCTGCACCTCGGCAGGATGAAATGTGTAAACGATACAGAAACACCAGCACAAAGTGGCGAGCGCCGGCAATGACGCACGTACTCGTTCTCGAGCCCACTTGACACCTCGAGTCTGGCACGGTTGGCAAGTGTCAAGATCGCTACACGACACCCTACTTTGACACGGTTGTTGTGTCAAGCAATGACTGGAATGTTCCTTGACACTTTTTCATGATAAACGCCAATACGgcggtgccttgagacacgGCTATAATTCAACCCTTGAGCATGCTCCTAACTCAAATCGCTTGCATCTTAaatcgttcccccccccccccccattgaaaTGCATGGCAATGTTCATCCATTCGagccaccccaaaaaatggccgtttttttaaatggaaaacaaaaatggcgCTTTGTAAAACATACAGTTATGGCAATTCAATAGAATTAAAAGGCACATTCTCTCCTTGAATGCACATTGCgttgctcattctggtgtgcacgccttggccacctgggggcactACAGGACAGACACTCAGCTCAGTACTACTGGTCGTTCTTCGAAGAGGATCAAGAACACATACCTGCGAGTATTGTGTTGTAAATCTACGTGTTTGTGTTCGGTTATATCTTTTGCTTCACGGGTAACAACAatgccacatagatgctatagCCGAGGGTCTTTcccattatactgtatgttagcattaagctagcggaggcTCTGTGGTTGtattaaacaaaatgtatttctctttgtcttatgtttagtttgaatgAGCTTCTGCTGAGAGTTCGGAGTTCTACTAATTCTATCTGCCGAACTGCCGCTCGTTGTGAAATGAGTTCAGTCAGCTGCCGTCATAAATCACTGTAAATACGATGCGGTAAATAACCCACAAGCACTGGTAATGTGATGGTCTGCCTTCGATTCCCAGCAATTATTGCCAGTTCCAagtctgtataaaaaaaaaaaaaaaaaaggtaaggtAAGTAGCATGagtaaaaacaaatcaacaaatacAGAACACGTGCCAGTGACTTGCTGCGGTGACCCCCGGTGGGACAAGTCCAAAGTCGCAACTGCAAATAATCTGCCAAATCAGAAAATGTGCAGTTACCCACCGTTGGATAACAGGCGCAATGCACACGTTGTGACCAGTGCATTCAGGATAAGCGCAACCTTGCGAGTTCTCAGTCCAAAATGAGGCTTGGAAAGGTGCAAAGTGGAGCCGTTGTTTTCTGCTCTCAACCGCTGCGGACGTGTCCGCCAAATGCGTTGAAACCGCTCCTCGCTTAACTGCTAACTAGCCGTCAATTAAACACCACTTCTACCAGCCGAAAAATCCACGCCGCTTCGTCTAGCATCCTTCTTTTTCCGACGCAATTCTACACGTTTGAGCCGCGACAGTATACGGTATATCCGCTTCAAACCTCCGGCGGCCGTGACGAGGCGCTCGACAGCGGCCGCCCCTGGTCCACACGCgaggtctgtttttttttcttttccgtcTTTATCTGCACAGGGTGCACGCACTCATGGctgacaacaaggcgctctaaagcggccgcACCAGCGGACTATCTGAAGGGAAGATGCGTTTTCGTGGTGTCGGCATAGCTAGCTATCCCGAGTTCTCGAGCGCCTTATTGTCGAGCGTCACGAAGCGAGCGAGGGAGTCTAAAGTGACATCACAGTCATAGCGTGGCGAGGACAGGGGCTTTGCGCCAGCATTTGCCACCGTGTGAAAAAGCCGTGCGATCACCCGGTGCCATCCGGTATATTCCACCCACCAGCTAGCTTTTTTagcagctcaaacatgtagttatatGTATTCTATGTGTTATACAACCTAGCATCCATTTTGACAGGTTCTAAAAGCCTTTGTACTTGTATTTGAGTGACAATGGAAAGGGGCGTGGTTTCAATGCATTCAGCGGGGACTCCCACGGCATTTGAGAGAGGAGACAACGGCTTGATTGTGCGCCATTTTCGAGCCTCCATTTCTATAGCGGATACCTTGTTTTGATGATTCAAATTGGGCAATGCTGTTAACGACGCGTGTCAAATGTATTTCCATTTTACAGGGAAATTTAGGGTGCTGTTTTTCTCcaacttttgaatttttttttaacgtgattgtcgtttgctttttctttctattgtgggggggaaatatccattaaaatacaaaaatcggACTTTTTGGAGAAAAACGAAAATCCCGGGTTGTCATTCCTGAGTGAACGGCTCAGGGAGAAACAGGAAGGAAATCCTCTTAATGGGCACGCACACATGCCGGACAATAAACGGAGCCCACGCGACCGCTTTCACGGCATTAGCGCTAATTCAGCTTTTTGTGTtgctggacacacacacacacacacgcgcgcgcgcaagAGGAAGTCGGGGATCAATATCGGGCCGTCTACGCATGCAGACGAAGACGCAAGAGCGTGAGGAAGAGAATCACGTGAAGCGCTTCTGGTCAGCCCGAGCAATTGATTTGCACCCTTTTTCACCATCCTAAGAAGGTGCAGCCGGGCCGGGTTGTCTGACAGCCCGCCGACCGCCGACCGCCGCCTTCCGTAGCCCGGCGGCATCTCGTTCGGGCCTGTCAGAAGTGATCGGGGCGCCCGCGGTCGGAGTACTCCCTCTGCTATCTGACCCGCAGACCTACGAGCATCTTTTGTTCTGGTTTCGCAGCGTGCCGGGAGACTCGGCGAGTTGCACTGAGCGACGCGACCCGTCGCGGCCGGCCACTAACCCTCACACGCGTTGCCAACTCACTGCAATGGAAAAGTCACTGCCTTATTGGGAAACAAAGTTTCAGTTGCTcattttcccttcagttttgtcttcagcaaGTGAAACGCATGCTCATTCGGGTTCGGGTCAGGCCATTGACTTGGACTTGGCCACGGCATCAAATTCCATTTCTTTGTTTGCTTTGACGGTACGCTTGGGGTCATATATGCCAAATTTGACCGACGAGTGTGCAGACATTTTGTGCAGGAACAGAAAGTGTAAAAAGCCGTTTGAGCGCTTCCTTTCTTGATAGCCGCCTTAAGCGACACTTTTATCGTCACGAGGAGAACGCATTGGTGTCAAGTGCCCCTTTTGGCCAACCCCAGTATTTCTTTTCATAAAgacgtttgagcatttatccGATATCCCTGATCTCCGTCTTAATAAGGACAGTTATAAGTACTACTAAGGAAAGAAAATTGTACACTTCAGTAGTGGACCTCgtactagtagcatgcagaAAATAACCAGTGAAGAATTTGGCCTCATTTCTGGTGAACGAGCATTTATTTCACAGCCTCGCTATGCATGTAGGCCGACTAGTACGCCTCTACTCCTATTAGTGCCAGTTCTTGGATATCCCCGATATCCGGCTCCGGGCCCATGTACTAATACACTCTTTGTATTCAACAGTAACACAATTCGGTAGAATAACCGAGTCGTCGTGTTTTTGATCGAATTAATCCTCAAGCGGCGCTACGAGCGGAACGACGACATACAACCAGTAAAACATGCACGTAACATGTATGAGATTTCTCCACACGAGTAGGATAACTtgggcatactagtaggacaactccATGTTACAAACTATCGCAATAGGCAATAGGTAGGATTCTACTAATCTAACCCTTCATCACCGCTAACGCGCAGAGGTCAACTCGTGCACTTTTGCCGTCCCGGTAACGTGGTTGTccttctactagtgcgctgaactGTCTTACTCGAGAGTACTAGTACACGATGGACCTTGAAGCTAGATGAGGACTAAacgggttaggggttagggtcgGGGCGTGCAGTTCTTACCTCCACACTTGCGCCAGCTGGAGGGTGTGGACAGCGGCCTGCAAGAGCCACACGACCGCTCTGCAGCATCCCCGGGCTCGACCCCCGGTGGGCGGCGCCGGCAGCATCCCGGCCCCGGCGGTACGGCCGGCGCCCCGCTCCAAGCCGTCCTTGGCGTCCGAATCGAATCGctccccgccgccgccgccgccgccacagCTCTCCGGGGCGTCGGAGAAATCGTAGGCGAACCATCGGAAGCTCAACACCTGCACCACCGCCGAGGGGGCCACCACAAAGACCAGAGTCAGTGCGAAGCACCAATACTCCCTCCGGAGGTAGTAGTCGGCGGCCAGCCACAGGTCCGAGGCCCCGTCCGAGAAGAAGACCAGAAGGGCGCCCAGCGTCCAGCAGCAGTCCGCCGGGGAGTATCGCTGCGCGGGCCGCTGCTCCGGCTCGGACGGGATTCGGCTTCGCGGCGAGGCGGCTGCACCGTCGGATTTCGCAGCCATGTTTGTCGAGGGGGGTTAGGGATGGAGGAAAGGAcggggaggggggaggaggagaggaggaccAGGAAGGGAAGAAAGATGAGCAGCCGTCGCTCATCGATCAGCTGCGAATGATGGGAGACATTTCGTGGCTACTCGCTCGCTTGGGGCGCTTAGGGGTTAGAATAGCGCGAAAGACGCCCGCACGGCGAATTGGAGCACGTGGAA is a window encoding:
- the LOC133477699 gene encoding XK-related protein 7-like; the encoded protein is MAAKSDGAAASPRSRIPSEPEQRPAQRYSPADCCWTLGALLVFFSDGASDLWLAADYYLRREYWCFALTLVFVVAPSAVVQVLSFRWFAYDFSDAPESCGGGGGGGERFDSDAKDGLERGAGRTAGAGMLPAPPTGGRARGCCRAVVWLLQAAVHTLQLAQVWRYVRALYLGVQSRWRGEPERRRYYWRVMFESADISILRLLESFLKSAPQLVLQLSIMAVAGHVLPLQGLSASASLMSLAWMVASYQKVLRDSRDDKLPMSYKAVTVQILWHLFTIGARALAFALFASVFQLYFSIFIVAHWCIMTFWIIQGETDFCMSKWEEIIYNMMVGIVYVFCWFNVKEGRTRYRMLTYSLTVFVENVALTAAWYTYRGPRDSDFYAVVMVCVVASSYALGTFFMFVYYCLLHPDGPAPGWGYVTEKRAAAEVPASPTPGPPPDVASGPPRTLQRTKDGERGSGTDGDVFQVRPARGARAAVPRPPPGTEGLVVRIDLPRKSYPAWDAHYIDRRLRKTILVLESAAPVAPRIQYRCLGTPKEVMEYETTV